From the Acidobacteriota bacterium genome, one window contains:
- a CDS encoding glycoside hydrolase family 95 protein, with product MKTWRAGVLILIGLGFGCWGRAPGRAPVKLWYDRPADASVPDVKDGWRNDPEWLKALPVGNGSLGAMVFGDVNRERLQLNEKGVWSGGPDDNDNPGAAASLGEIRRLLFAGKYREATDLTLRTQVCRGAGSGYGNGAEVPFGCFQTLGDLGLDFGKTSAFEDYRRELDLERGIVSVSYLQDGVRYRREVFSSFPDRALVVRLAADKKGALSFKAALTRPERCETRTEKGHLLMTGVLTDGKGGKGVRYAARLKAVARGGRVTCSQGALEVSRADDVVLILTASTSHKLEYPRYRGADPLAATAAELESAASRPYASLLRRHVEDHARLFGRVRLALSGGAPDAVPTDRRLRGQEDRPDDLRLQEIYFQFGRYLLIASSREGSLPANLQGLWANKIQTPWNCDYHTDINVQMNYWPADPTNLAECSGPLTGLIGSLVKPGERTAAVQYGAAGWCVHPITNVWGFTAPGEHPSWGLHVGAGGWLCHDLWDHYQFTLDRQYLEAVYPIMLGSARFYLDWLVADPATGELVSGPATSPENSFVAPDGSTAQMSMGPSHDQEVIRDLFTSVLAAAAVLGDRDLLLPRIEAALGKLARPRIGSDGRLMEWREEFKEVEPTHRHVSHLFMLHPGSEIDPERTPGLAAAARKSLEARTDTGTGWSLAWKINFWARLGDGDRAYRLLRNLLRPIDQTGVNMSNAGGTYPNLFCAHPPFQIDGNFGATAGIAEMLLQSHLKEGGRYVLKLLPALPGAWPNGEVTGLRARGGFEVDMTWKAGRLVRAEIRSGKGSPAIVRYGTAARAVDLEPGRKLVWAGR from the coding sequence TTGAAAACCTGGCGCGCAGGCGTCCTGATCCTGATCGGGCTCGGATTCGGCTGCTGGGGCCGGGCGCCCGGCCGCGCCCCCGTGAAGCTCTGGTACGACCGGCCGGCCGACGCCTCTGTGCCGGACGTCAAGGACGGCTGGCGGAACGATCCGGAATGGCTCAAAGCCCTGCCCGTGGGCAACGGCTCCCTGGGGGCCATGGTCTTCGGCGACGTGAACCGGGAGCGTCTGCAGCTTAACGAGAAGGGCGTCTGGTCGGGCGGCCCGGATGACAACGACAATCCCGGGGCCGCGGCCTCCCTCGGCGAGATCCGGCGGCTGCTCTTCGCCGGGAAGTACAGGGAGGCGACGGACCTGACCCTCAGGACGCAGGTTTGCAGGGGCGCCGGTTCCGGATACGGCAACGGCGCCGAGGTGCCGTTCGGCTGTTTCCAGACACTGGGCGACCTGGGGCTCGATTTCGGGAAGACGTCGGCCTTTGAAGATTACCGCCGCGAGCTCGATCTCGAGCGCGGGATCGTCAGCGTATCCTACCTCCAGGACGGGGTCCGCTATCGGCGCGAGGTCTTCTCGAGCTTCCCCGACCGGGCCCTGGTGGTGCGCCTCGCGGCCGACAAGAAGGGCGCCCTGAGCTTCAAGGCGGCCCTGACGCGTCCGGAGCGCTGCGAGACGCGGACGGAAAAAGGCCACCTGCTGATGACCGGCGTCCTGACCGACGGCAAGGGCGGCAAAGGGGTCCGTTACGCCGCCCGGCTGAAGGCCGTCGCCAGGGGCGGGCGCGTGACCTGTTCACAGGGCGCCCTGGAGGTCAGCCGGGCCGACGACGTCGTCCTGATCCTGACCGCCTCGACCAGCCACAAGCTCGAATACCCCCGTTATCGCGGGGCCGACCCCCTGGCCGCGACGGCGGCCGAGCTCGAGAGCGCCGCCTCCCGGCCCTACGCGTCCCTGCTCCGGCGGCACGTCGAGGATCACGCCCGGCTCTTCGGCCGGGTCCGCCTGGCCCTGTCCGGCGGCGCCCCGGATGCGGTCCCGACGGACCGGCGGCTGCGGGGACAAGAGGACCGCCCGGACGACCTGCGCCTGCAGGAGATCTATTTCCAGTTCGGGCGCTATCTCCTGATCGCCTCCTCCCGCGAGGGGTCGCTTCCGGCGAATCTGCAGGGGCTTTGGGCCAACAAGATCCAGACGCCCTGGAACTGCGATTATCACACGGACATCAACGTTCAGATGAACTATTGGCCGGCCGACCCGACGAACCTGGCCGAGTGCAGCGGACCGCTCACAGGGCTCATCGGCTCCCTGGTCAAGCCGGGCGAGCGGACGGCCGCCGTCCAATACGGGGCCGCCGGCTGGTGCGTCCATCCGATCACCAACGTCTGGGGCTTCACCGCGCCGGGAGAGCACCCGAGCTGGGGATTGCATGTCGGGGCCGGCGGCTGGCTCTGCCACGACCTCTGGGACCATTATCAGTTCACGCTGGACCGGCAGTACCTGGAGGCGGTCTATCCGATCATGCTGGGCTCGGCCCGGTTCTACCTCGATTGGCTGGTCGCGGACCCGGCCACCGGCGAGCTGGTTTCCGGGCCGGCGACCTCTCCCGAGAACTCGTTCGTCGCGCCGGACGGCTCGACGGCCCAGATGAGCATGGGGCCGTCGCATGACCAGGAGGTCATCCGCGATCTCTTCACCAGCGTTCTCGCGGCCGCGGCCGTCCTCGGGGACAGGGACCTTCTTCTGCCGAGGATCGAGGCCGCCCTCGGCAAGCTGGCCCGGCCGCGGATCGGATCGGACGGCCGGCTGATGGAATGGCGGGAGGAGTTCAAGGAGGTCGAGCCCACGCACCGCCATGTCTCTCACCTCTTCATGCTCCACCCCGGGAGCGAGATCGATCCGGAGAGAACGCCCGGGCTGGCCGCCGCCGCGCGAAAGAGCCTGGAGGCGAGGACGGACACCGGCACGGGCTGGTCGCTGGCCTGGAAGATCAATTTCTGGGCCCGTCTCGGGGACGGCGACCGGGCCTACCGGCTGCTCCGGAACCTCCTCCGGCCGATCGACCAGACGGGAGTCAACATGTCGAACGCCGGCGGGACCTATCCCAACCTCTTCTGCGCCCACCCGCCCTTCCAGATAGACGGGAATTTCGGGGCCACGGCCGGCATCGCCGAGATGCTCCTCCAGAGCCATCTCAAGGAGGGCGGCCGGTACGTCCTGAAGCTCCTGCCGGCCTTGCCCGGAGCCTGGCCGAACGGCGAGGTGACGGGCCTGAGGGCCCGCGGCGGCTTCGAGGTCGACATGACCTGGAAGGCGGGGAGGCTCGTGAGAGCCGAGATCCGGTCCGGCAAGGGCAGCCCGGCGATCGTCCGCTATGGGACGGCGGCCCGGGCCGTCGATCTCGAGCCCGGCCGGAAGCTCGTTTGGGCCGGTCGATAA
- the queA gene encoding tRNA preQ1(34) S-adenosylmethionine ribosyltransferase-isomerase QueA — protein sequence MTSGNPLRVSDYDYDLPPELIAQHPLPHRDDSRMMIVDRRAGAIRHGRFREFAGCLDAGDLLVLNDTRVLPARLWGASGEAKIEFLFIREAGPGTWEVLCRPAKRVRDGSAVRFPGGAAARVAGRGEEGRRLLDFGRADVRALLREAGYAPLPPYIKRARQDEAARAEDIDRYQTVFARREGAIAAPTAGLHFTKGILKALGDRGVEVRRVTLDVGPATFQPVRAELVAGHRMLEESYAVAPAVARAINAARPEGRPVTAVGTTVVRTLESAWQDGAVRPGRRSTALFITPGFEFHVVDRLLTNFHLPQSTLLMLVSAFAGYELVMRAYRQAVRERYRFFSYGDCMLIL from the coding sequence ATGACCTCCGGCAATCCCCTTCGCGTCTCGGATTACGACTACGATCTGCCGCCGGAGCTCATCGCCCAGCACCCCCTCCCCCATCGCGACGATTCGCGGATGATGATCGTGGACCGGCGCGCCGGCGCCATCCGGCACGGCCGGTTCCGCGAGTTCGCCGGATGCCTGGACGCTGGCGACCTGCTCGTTCTGAACGACACCAGGGTCCTGCCGGCCCGTCTCTGGGGCGCGAGCGGCGAGGCGAAGATCGAGTTCCTGTTCATCCGCGAGGCCGGTCCGGGGACCTGGGAGGTCCTGTGCCGGCCGGCGAAAAGGGTCCGCGACGGGAGCGCCGTCCGCTTCCCCGGGGGAGCAGCGGCCCGGGTGGCGGGGCGGGGGGAGGAAGGGCGGCGGCTCCTCGACTTCGGCCGGGCCGACGTCCGGGCCCTGCTCCGCGAGGCCGGCTATGCCCCCCTGCCGCCGTACATCAAGCGGGCCAGGCAGGACGAGGCCGCGAGAGCGGAGGACATCGACCGCTACCAGACTGTCTTCGCGAGGCGGGAAGGGGCCATCGCCGCCCCGACCGCGGGACTTCACTTCACGAAGGGCATATTGAAGGCCCTCGGGGACCGGGGCGTAGAGGTCCGGCGCGTCACCCTTGACGTCGGCCCGGCCACGTTCCAGCCGGTCCGGGCCGAGCTCGTCGCCGGCCACAGGATGCTCGAGGAAAGCTACGCCGTCGCTCCCGCCGTGGCCAGGGCGATCAATGCCGCCAGGCCGGAGGGCCGGCCGGTCACGGCCGTCGGCACGACGGTCGTCCGGACGCTCGAAAGCGCCTGGCAGGACGGCGCGGTCCGCCCGGGCCGCCGCTCGACGGCGCTTTTCATCACCCCCGGGTTCGAGTTCCATGTGGTCGACCGGCTGCTGACGAACTTCCACCTGCCCCAGTCGACCCTGCTGATGCTCGTCTCGGCCTTCGCCGGCTACGAGCTGGTCATGCGAGCCTATCGCCAGGCGGTCAGGGAGCGCTACCGCTTCTTCTCCTACGGCGACTGCATGCTTATCCTCTGA
- the ruvB gene encoding Holliday junction branch migration DNA helicase RuvB, producing the protein MPAILSPIRTKEDVLFEDSLRPKTFDEFVGQDKVKANLKVFIEAAKKRDEHLDHVLLYGPPGLGKTSLAYLIAREMGVGIKPTSGPVIERAGDLSAILTNMQTKEVLFIDEIHRLQPSVEEILYSAMEDFSLDIVIGQGPGARSHKLKIRKFTLIGATTRAGRITAPLRGRFGIIHRLDYYQDEDLKKVIQRSARILKVKVDDAGAGEIALRSRGTPRVANRLLRRVRDYVDVKGDGVITAREAQRALDMMEVDALGLDDVDRKILSTIIENFGGGPVGIGTIAAAIDEEKDTIESIYEPFLMRIGFLDRTIRGRVITPKAYAHLGYEYREPGSRGKARPSGQKKLFRD; encoded by the coding sequence ATGCCAGCCATCCTCAGTCCCATCCGAACGAAGGAGGACGTCCTCTTCGAGGACAGCCTCCGGCCGAAGACGTTCGACGAGTTCGTCGGCCAGGACAAGGTCAAGGCCAACCTCAAGGTCTTCATCGAGGCGGCCAAGAAGCGCGACGAGCACCTTGACCACGTCCTCCTCTACGGACCGCCTGGGCTGGGCAAGACCAGCCTGGCCTACCTCATCGCCAGGGAGATGGGCGTCGGCATCAAGCCGACCTCCGGCCCGGTCATAGAGCGGGCCGGCGACCTCTCGGCCATCCTGACGAACATGCAGACCAAGGAAGTCCTGTTCATCGACGAGATCCACCGGCTGCAGCCCTCGGTCGAGGAGATCCTCTACTCGGCCATGGAGGACTTCAGCCTGGATATCGTCATCGGCCAGGGGCCGGGGGCGCGCAGTCACAAGCTCAAGATCAGGAAGTTCACCCTCATCGGCGCGACGACCCGGGCCGGCCGGATCACGGCCCCGCTGCGCGGCCGGTTCGGCATCATCCACCGCCTCGATTACTACCAGGACGAGGACCTCAAGAAGGTCATCCAGCGCTCGGCCAGGATCCTCAAGGTCAAGGTCGACGACGCCGGGGCCGGCGAGATCGCCCTGCGCTCGCGGGGCACGCCGCGCGTCGCCAACCGCCTCTTGCGCCGCGTCCGCGACTACGTCGACGTCAAGGGCGACGGCGTCATCACGGCCAGGGAGGCCCAGCGGGCCCTGGACATGATGGAGGTCGACGCCCTGGGGCTCGACGACGTCGACCGCAAGATCCTCTCGACCATCATCGAGAACTTCGGCGGCGGGCCTGTCGGCATCGGCACCATCGCCGCGGCCATCGACGAAGAGAAGGACACGATCGAGAGCATCTACGAGCCCTTCCTGATGCGGATCGGCTTCCTCGACCGGACCATCCGCGGCCGGGTCATCACCCCGAAGGCCTATGCCCACCTGGGCTACGAATACCGCGAGCCCGGCTCGCGCGGCAAGGCCCGGCCGTCCGGCCAGAAGAAGCTTTTCAGGGACTGA
- a CDS encoding PAS domain S-box protein, protein MTKKFHPEERIRAAEEAVRLSERKWRALYDNMPDGLVSIGRDGRILGMNKAFRALTGYTAEELRRMTYLDLTPKKWHEMEKTMLEGQIRSRGHSSTYEKEYRKKDGTIVAVELRTFLSGDEAGSGECMWAVVRDVSARRRNEQALVRSEEKFARIFAGSPISLWLTTVRDMKLLDVNASFVRDTGFSREEALGRTSLELGLFPDAAGRERFIAGMEASGQVRDMHLTIRAKSGETRDMLFSGTAATIGGKPCYLVSAVDITERRRAEAALQQSEAFIKAVLDRLPVGVAVGSMGPPTTFIYMNDNFPGFCRTTREKLAAPDGFWDAVYEDPAFRERARKRVLEEGAAGDPERTLWTNVPITRAGEETTFVTMRNVPVPGRSVTISLVFDVTERIRNEESLKKRLRYEETLSFISSLAAAAADMDSFLNDVLRKLGTALDVSRVYIFEYRPETDKGDNTYEWTAPGISSQMADFQRVPAAGVTWLMERMRSNTAINCPDLGEVADERTRDLMACGGAVSVLIVPLLVGGDFFGFIGFDECRRRRDWPQEDVDLLSSISRIIAAAIERRRAEARLAEQLDELRRWQTVTLGRERRVLDLKREVNELLVRSGLPPRYASAEEEK, encoded by the coding sequence ATGACGAAGAAGTTCCATCCGGAGGAGCGGATTCGCGCGGCGGAAGAAGCCGTCCGCCTGTCCGAGAGGAAATGGCGGGCCCTCTACGACAACATGCCGGACGGCTTGGTCAGCATCGGCCGGGACGGTCGCATCCTCGGGATGAACAAGGCCTTCCGGGCCCTGACCGGGTACACGGCCGAGGAACTCCGGCGGATGACCTACCTGGATCTGACCCCGAAGAAATGGCACGAGATGGAGAAGACCATGCTCGAGGGCCAGATCAGGAGCCGGGGGCACTCCTCGACCTACGAAAAAGAATATCGGAAAAAGGACGGGACCATCGTCGCGGTCGAGCTCCGCACTTTCCTGAGCGGCGACGAGGCCGGGTCCGGGGAGTGCATGTGGGCCGTCGTCCGCGACGTCTCCGCGCGGCGGCGAAACGAGCAGGCCCTCGTCCGCTCGGAAGAGAAGTTCGCCAGGATCTTCGCCGGGAGCCCGATCTCCCTCTGGCTGACCACTGTCCGGGACATGAAGCTTCTCGATGTCAACGCGAGCTTTGTCCGGGACACGGGGTTCTCGAGGGAGGAAGCCCTCGGACGCACGTCGCTCGAACTGGGGCTTTTCCCCGACGCCGCGGGCCGCGAGCGCTTCATCGCCGGCATGGAGGCTTCGGGACAGGTCCGGGACATGCATCTGACGATTCGCGCGAAGTCCGGCGAGACGCGCGACATGCTTTTTTCCGGGACCGCGGCGACGATCGGAGGGAAGCCCTGCTATCTCGTCTCGGCCGTGGACATCACCGAGCGCAGGCGCGCGGAGGCCGCCCTCCAGCAAAGCGAGGCCTTCATCAAGGCGGTCCTCGACAGGCTTCCGGTCGGCGTGGCCGTTGGCTCGATGGGCCCGCCGACGACATTCATATATATGAACGACAATTTTCCCGGCTTCTGCCGGACGACGCGGGAGAAGCTCGCCGCCCCGGACGGCTTCTGGGACGCCGTCTACGAGGACCCGGCTTTCCGGGAGCGGGCGAGGAAGCGCGTGTTGGAAGAAGGCGCGGCCGGGGACCCGGAGCGGACGCTGTGGACGAACGTCCCCATCACCCGCGCCGGGGAGGAGACGACGTTCGTCACCATGCGGAACGTCCCCGTTCCCGGAAGATCGGTGACGATCTCGCTGGTCTTCGACGTCACCGAGCGCATCCGGAACGAGGAGAGCCTCAAGAAGCGCCTGCGCTACGAGGAGACGCTGTCGTTCATCTCCTCGCTGGCCGCGGCCGCGGCGGACATGGACAGCTTCCTGAACGACGTCCTGCGGAAGCTGGGAACGGCCCTGGATGTCAGCCGGGTCTACATCTTTGAATACCGCCCGGAGACGGACAAGGGCGACAACACCTACGAATGGACGGCCCCCGGCATATCGTCCCAGATGGCCGATTTCCAGAGGGTCCCGGCGGCGGGGGTGACCTGGTTGATGGAGCGGATGCGGAGCAATACGGCCATCAACTGTCCCGACCTGGGCGAGGTCGCCGACGAGAGAACGAGGGATCTCATGGCCTGCGGAGGGGCCGTCTCGGTCCTCATCGTGCCGCTTTTGGTCGGCGGCGACTTCTTCGGCTTCATCGGCTTCGACGAATGCCGCCGCCGCCGGGATTGGCCGCAGGAGGACGTGGACCTCCTTTCTTCGATATCGAGGATCATCGCCGCCGCGATCGAGCGCCGGCGGGCCGAAGCGCGCCTGGCCGAGCAGCTCGACGAATTGCGCCGCTGGCAGACCGTCACGCTGGGCCGGGAGAGGCGCGTCCTCGACCTCAAGCGCGAGGTCAACGAGCTCCTCGTCCGCTCGGGGCTGCCGCCGCGCTATGCCAGCGCGGAGGAGGAGAAATGA
- a CDS encoding PAS domain S-box protein: MTAPRDRPRRGRGGARPLKPEAGAEAAPSPAILVILFVLLVAGISAIGITVFQNFRARFLAQAQTMLDSISSLKARELQDWRQDLLADADILYRNAAFVEAVRRGLSDQAGGRALLHDWLDHFLTSGRYDRVSIVDRHGFEIFCVQGELQGLPACPAREIEASLGKGRVAFLDFWRDRTPGGVRLALLVPILGLAPAPDEAGTPACVVLRVDPRRSLFPLIRQWPGAEPRAETFIVRREGDDILYLSDLEDRPDAALDLRSPLGRPNLPSAIAVKGGETVMEGVDRRGVPVFAAVRPVPGSPWFLVVQMARSEVIAGLRERRWQAIAFTAALIVLTGTGLGLVWRRQREIYFRGQARSSERLRESLERFEFVNRASSDIIWDWDLRTGTIWWNDNFARLFGGTDGETRQGYGSWIRRIHPGDIGRIEEGLRAAIDSGAASWSGHYRFRREDGAYAEVEDQAYISRDGGGRPFRLIGAMRDVTESHAVVAALKESEERYRLLTEHAPIGIVLYRDHRIIFANKAALGLLGADSEAQVLGKSVADIVHPGSLASVRERLLKMQSGEDGLFSAEDVYVRLDGSPIDLQIMATPLILGGSPALQVLISDISERKKSEKEIHSAQAELKRLLEEAVQSRRALLSVAEDQKAAEEEVRQLNVQLEQRVRDRTAQLEAANAELEAFSYSVSHDLRAPLRAINGYTRILFEDYKPSLDEKGQRICSVIGDSALNMGQLIDALLALSRLGHSEMRLSAIDMRTLANSIFFELTTPEARARIDFRLGPLPAAVGDPHLIRQVWTNLLSNALKFSAKRDRPVIEVKGERAGRENVYSVKDNGVGFDMAYGHKLFGVFQRLHSAGEFEGTGVGLAIIERIVRRHGGRAWAEGSVGEGATFHIAMPAREA; the protein is encoded by the coding sequence ATGACGGCCCCGCGGGATCGGCCGCGGCGCGGCCGAGGCGGCGCCCGGCCCCTGAAGCCCGAAGCGGGGGCCGAGGCCGCGCCGTCTCCCGCCATCCTGGTGATCCTGTTCGTCCTGCTCGTCGCCGGCATCTCGGCCATCGGCATCACGGTCTTTCAGAACTTCCGGGCGAGGTTCCTGGCCCAGGCGCAAACGATGCTCGACTCCATCTCCAGCCTCAAGGCCAGGGAACTCCAGGACTGGCGGCAGGACCTGCTGGCGGACGCGGACATCTTGTATCGCAACGCCGCCTTCGTCGAGGCGGTGCGGCGCGGCCTGTCGGATCAGGCCGGGGGCCGGGCCCTGCTTCACGATTGGCTCGACCACTTCCTGACCTCGGGGCGCTATGACCGGGTCTCCATCGTTGACCGGCACGGTTTCGAGATCTTCTGTGTCCAGGGAGAGCTCCAGGGCCTTCCCGCCTGCCCGGCCCGGGAGATCGAAGCCAGCCTCGGGAAGGGAAGGGTGGCCTTCCTGGATTTCTGGCGGGACCGCACTCCAGGAGGCGTTCGCTTGGCGCTCCTCGTCCCCATCCTCGGTCTCGCCCCCGCGCCGGACGAGGCCGGGACGCCGGCCTGCGTCGTCCTGCGCGTCGACCCTCGCCGGAGCCTCTTCCCGCTCATCCGGCAGTGGCCCGGAGCGGAGCCCCGGGCCGAAACGTTCATCGTCCGGCGCGAGGGCGACGACATCCTCTATCTCAGCGATCTCGAGGACCGGCCGGACGCGGCCTTAGATCTGAGATCCCCCCTGGGCCGGCCCAACCTGCCTTCCGCCATAGCCGTGAAGGGAGGGGAGACCGTCATGGAGGGAGTGGACCGGCGGGGAGTGCCCGTCTTCGCGGCCGTGCGCCCCGTGCCCGGATCCCCCTGGTTCCTGGTGGTCCAGATGGCCAGATCCGAGGTCATCGCCGGGCTCCGGGAACGCCGCTGGCAGGCGATCGCCTTCACGGCGGCGCTCATCGTCCTCACCGGCACCGGCCTGGGCCTTGTCTGGCGGCGCCAGCGCGAGATATATTTCCGCGGCCAGGCCAGGTCGTCGGAACGGCTGCGGGAAAGCCTGGAGCGCTTCGAGTTCGTCAATCGCGCCTCTTCCGATATCATTTGGGACTGGGACCTCCGGACGGGGACGATCTGGTGGAATGACAATTTCGCGAGGCTCTTCGGCGGCACGGACGGGGAGACCCGGCAGGGCTACGGATCCTGGATCCGGCGGATCCATCCCGGTGACATCGGCCGGATCGAGGAGGGCCTCCGGGCGGCGATCGATTCCGGGGCCGCCTCGTGGTCGGGTCACTATCGGTTCCGGCGCGAGGACGGCGCCTACGCGGAGGTCGAGGACCAGGCCTATATCAGCCGTGACGGCGGGGGCCGGCCGTTCCGCCTGATCGGGGCGATGCGCGATGTCACGGAGAGTCACGCGGTCGTGGCCGCGCTCAAGGAGAGCGAGGAGCGTTATCGGCTTCTGACGGAACATGCCCCCATCGGGATCGTCCTTTATCGCGACCACAGGATCATCTTCGCCAACAAGGCCGCGCTGGGCCTGCTGGGCGCGGACTCGGAAGCGCAGGTCCTCGGCAAGTCCGTAGCGGACATCGTGCATCCCGGCTCGCTGGCCTCGGTCCGGGAGCGCCTTTTGAAGATGCAGTCCGGCGAGGACGGGCTCTTCTCCGCCGAGGACGTCTACGTGAGGCTGGACGGCAGCCCCATCGACCTCCAGATCATGGCCACGCCGCTCATCCTCGGGGGAAGCCCGGCCCTCCAGGTCCTCATCTCTGACATATCGGAGCGGAAGAAGTCGGAGAAGGAGATCCACTCCGCCCAGGCCGAGCTGAAGCGGCTGCTGGAAGAGGCCGTCCAGTCGCGCCGGGCCCTGCTCAGCGTGGCCGAGGACCAGAAGGCGGCGGAGGAGGAGGTCCGCCAGCTGAACGTCCAGCTGGAGCAGCGCGTCCGCGACCGCACCGCCCAGCTGGAGGCGGCCAACGCGGAGCTGGAAGCCTTCTCCTATTCAGTTTCCCACGATCTGCGCGCCCCGCTGAGGGCCATCAACGGCTACACCCGGATCCTGTTCGAGGACTACAAGCCGAGCCTCGACGAGAAGGGCCAGCGCATCTGCTCCGTCATCGGCGACAGCGCCCTCAACATGGGACAGCTGATCGACGCCCTCCTGGCGCTGTCCCGGCTGGGGCACTCGGAGATGCGGCTCTCGGCGATCGACATGAGAACGCTGGCCAACTCGATCTTTTTCGAGCTGACCACGCCGGAGGCCCGGGCGAGGATCGACTTCCGGCTCGGGCCCCTGCCGGCGGCCGTCGGCGACCCGCACCTCATCCGCCAGGTCTGGACGAACCTCCTCTCCAACGCCCTCAAGTTCTCGGCGAAGAGGGACAGGCCGGTCATCGAGGTCAAGGGGGAGCGGGCGGGGCGGGAGAACGTCTATTCCGTGAAGGACAACGGCGTGGGATTCGACATGGCCTACGGGCACAAGCTCTTCGGCGTCTTCCAGCGCCTCCACAGCGCCGGGGAATTCGAGGGGACGGGCGTCGGCCTGGCCATCATCGAGCGCATCGTCCGCCGCCACGGCGGGCGGGCCTGGGCGGAGGGCAGTGTCGGAGAGGGGGCGACCTTCCATATCGCCATGCCGGCGAGGGAAGCCTGA